GGGATGGGCGCTCTGGGACAGGCGACAATCGGTATCTACAACATTCCTGACAACAGCTACATGACACGGGTCTTCAAAGATACCCTTGATGTCGGCAATCTGACCGGCAATGTGGCGTTTCGCGAGGATACCGATGAGCCGTTTATTCATTGTCATGTGACGGTGGCGGATGGCGTCATGCAGACTTACACCGGGCATTTATTCAATGGCAACGTGCTGGTCACCCTGGAAATCTATATGCGGGTTTTCAGCG
The Candidatus Zixiibacteriota bacterium genome window above contains:
- a CDS encoding DUF296 domain-containing protein, coding for MNFRKVEGGYLIRLDEGDEVICSLESFVKEHNIQAAFLTGMGALGQATIGIYNIPDNSYMTRVFKDTLDVGNLTGNVAFREDTDEPFIHCHVTVADGVMQTYTGHLFNGNVLVTLEIYMRVFSEKLVRGRDPKIGYNQWRL